A window of the Acidimicrobiales bacterium genome harbors these coding sequences:
- a CDS encoding TetR/AcrR family transcriptional regulator: MPSSAASPSTASSPSTGATSIATAQTRREQILDAALEIFVERGFLGATMDDIGEAVGMRAPSLYKHVRNKQELLAALMSRSINDVHRALEAAVESTDDPVLRLRRAFEAHVRYHAVHRLDALLGANELANLEPGPLRERILGERDRYEATFADVVRSGIEAGRFDVAQPKVTALALLDLGSGVAVWFRNDGELGVDQLVYHYSDLAVRLVGASTP; encoded by the coding sequence ATGCCCTCATCGGCCGCCTCGCCGTCAACCGCATCCTCCCCATCTACGGGAGCAACGTCGATCGCGACGGCGCAGACTCGTCGCGAGCAGATCCTCGACGCGGCCTTGGAGATCTTCGTCGAGCGGGGGTTCCTCGGGGCGACGATGGACGACATCGGTGAAGCTGTCGGGATGCGGGCGCCCAGCCTCTACAAACATGTCCGCAACAAGCAGGAACTACTCGCTGCGCTGATGAGTCGGTCGATCAACGACGTGCATCGAGCCCTCGAGGCCGCCGTCGAGTCGACCGATGATCCGGTGCTTCGCCTGCGTCGGGCGTTCGAAGCGCACGTCCGCTATCACGCAGTGCACCGGCTCGATGCCCTGCTCGGAGCGAACGAGTTGGCCAACCTCGAGCCCGGCCCCCTGCGCGAGCGGATTCTCGGTGAACGCGACCGCTACGAAGCAACGTTCGCCGATGTCGTACGGTCCGGCATCGAGGCCGGGCGGTTCGATGTCGCCCAACCGAAGGTGACCGCCCTCGCACTTCTCGATCTGGGGTCGGGCGTGGCCGTGTGGTTCCGCAACGATGGCGAGCTCGGCGTCGACCAGCTCGTCTACCACTACAGCGATCTTGCCGTCCGGCTGGTCGGGGCCTCCACACCCTGA
- a CDS encoding MFS transporter yields the protein MADRSLGGEFAALLTATFITNIGDGLRLSALPLLATTLTSSPLLIGGLTAAQFLPWTTFAPIGGVIVDRSDRRRLIMVTQAWRSVVMAALAVAIVMDAVAMWQLFVVAFVITSGEILVDPSVVATVPTIVAERDLDRANGRITTVETVTNEFAGGPVGAASFALAPWLPFLLDACSYLGSIAPFSRLPATPSRRQRAPARSLTTEMGDGLRWIGSHPFLRPLTIAMAVFHLGTAGAFGLLVLLVTDVLARPGIVYGAALAAAAVGATLASLIAARLAANLGRRTLMSVAALLAALSVLAAGSSRSDWQLVAAWTCNGAAAGTMLAIGRGFVQRHTPHDRLGRAAIASRSITRTAFVVGALLAGAIANATSIRWAFAVSASFHLLGAALLTRAFRYEPT from the coding sequence GTGGCCGATCGGTCACTGGGTGGCGAATTCGCCGCACTGCTGACCGCAACGTTCATCACCAACATCGGTGACGGGCTGCGGCTCTCGGCGTTGCCCCTGTTGGCGACGACGCTGACGTCGTCGCCGTTGCTGATCGGTGGGCTGACGGCGGCACAGTTCCTGCCCTGGACGACCTTCGCTCCGATCGGTGGTGTCATCGTCGATCGTTCGGATCGTCGGCGCCTGATCATGGTCACCCAGGCATGGCGGTCGGTCGTGATGGCCGCCCTGGCCGTGGCGATCGTCATGGACGCCGTGGCGATGTGGCAACTGTTCGTCGTGGCCTTCGTGATCACCTCGGGGGAGATCCTTGTCGACCCCTCGGTGGTCGCCACGGTGCCGACCATCGTTGCCGAGCGCGATCTCGATCGGGCGAACGGGCGCATCACCACCGTCGAGACGGTCACGAACGAATTCGCCGGTGGACCTGTAGGGGCCGCGAGCTTCGCCCTCGCGCCCTGGCTGCCGTTCCTGCTCGACGCGTGTAGCTATCTCGGATCGATCGCCCCGTTCAGCCGCCTACCGGCGACTCCGTCCCGTCGGCAGCGTGCACCGGCGCGTTCACTCACAACCGAGATGGGCGACGGGCTGCGTTGGATCGGTTCGCACCCGTTCCTGCGGCCGCTCACCATTGCCATGGCGGTGTTCCATCTCGGCACGGCCGGAGCCTTCGGTCTGCTCGTCCTGCTCGTGACTGACGTCCTCGCACGGCCGGGCATCGTGTACGGCGCTGCCCTCGCAGCGGCCGCAGTGGGAGCGACGCTGGCGAGTCTGATCGCCGCACGGCTTGCGGCAAACCTTGGTCGCCGGACGCTGATGAGCGTCGCTGCGCTGTTGGCAGCGCTCAGCGTGCTGGCGGCCGGATCGTCGAGGTCGGACTGGCAACTGGTCGCGGCCTGGACGTGCAATGGCGCAGCGGCCGGAACCATGCTGGCGATCGGTCGCGGCTTCGTCCAGCGTCACACGCCGCACGATCGGCTCGGTCGTGCGGCGATCGCCTCCCGATCGATCACTCGAACGGCGTTCGTCGTTGGCGCATTGCTGGCAGGTGCCATCGCCAACGCCACGTCGATTCGGTGGGCGTTCGCCGTGTCGGCGTCGTTCCATCTCCTCGGCGCCGCGCTCCTCACCCGAGCCTTCCGCTACGAGCCGACGTGA
- a CDS encoding glycine/sarcosine/betaine reductase selenoprotein B family protein: MTERRRTHRSHLSYIDKSREYYAAHGYEKAYEWATNDDAPFTPLSKPLSECKVGAITTSYFLPEDFVYRIPSDLPRKPHVAARSEVERLNNQHLSWAKDETHTEDPESFLPLARLDEAAAAGRIGSVSDRFYCLPTQFSHRQTQRRDTPQLIEWLQEDEVDVVLMIPL; encoded by the coding sequence GTGACCGAACGTCGACGCACCCACCGATCACACCTGAGCTACATCGACAAGTCTCGGGAGTACTACGCCGCCCACGGGTATGAGAAGGCCTACGAGTGGGCGACCAACGACGACGCCCCGTTCACGCCGCTCTCGAAGCCGCTCTCGGAGTGCAAGGTCGGAGCCATCACCACCTCGTACTTCCTGCCGGAGGACTTCGTCTATCGCATTCCTTCCGACCTTCCTCGCAAGCCCCACGTGGCCGCACGGTCCGAGGTCGAGCGGTTGAACAACCAGCACCTGTCGTGGGCGAAGGACGAAACCCACACCGAGGATCCCGAGAGTTTCCTGCCGTTGGCCCGACTCGACGAGGCGGCAGCGGCCGGGCGGATCGGTTCGGTGTCCGACCGGTTCTACTGTCTGCCCACCCAGTTCAGCCATCGTCAGACGCAGCGCCGCGACACGCCGCAGCTGATCGAATGGCTGCAGGAAGACGAGGTCGACGTCGTCCTGATGATCCCCCTCTGA
- a CDS encoding amidohydrolase family protein: MTDHQYDLVIKNGLVFDGTGAPRVRADIAVRNGTIAVIGRVDENDGAEVIDAAGMHVAPGFVDLHTHYDAQIFWDPYCTLSGWHGVTSVAIGNCGFGFAPVAPEMREYAMKSMTRVEAIPYESMRQGLPWDWQTFPEYLDSLDRTPKALNVLPYVPVGPLLLEVLGVEDAKAGRMPTDEEHARLAAMLHEAMDAGGCGWSAQRLPPTGPAAVQRDWDGTPMPTDMMNDETCRVFARVLAERNQGVQQLTLTTDDVRHDMAHLEEIAEISGRPVLHNVVQAFESRPHVHRQAIKWLERCRERGIPVYGQGLTTDAGFTFTFEDWNLYDDSDTWMEATTGTVAERLAKLADPARRQGLKDQMPNVATAPLESVTVLSPRTEGTEQFREMSVAQVAELTGKHPVDAMLDIAVADELKTLFFVAPPQGASDLLREIVQYPHMLFGVSDGGAHTKFLTAGRYPTETLAEQVRDNGWLTYEEAHRRLSALPAQLAGFRDRGVLRVDGPADIVVYDPERLAVGPSEVVEDLPGGEWRRIQKASGYRAVVVNGVVTVEDDRQTERYPGRLLRHGR, translated from the coding sequence ATGACCGACCATCAGTACGACCTCGTCATCAAGAACGGACTCGTCTTCGACGGCACCGGAGCGCCAAGGGTCCGAGCCGACATCGCTGTCCGAAACGGCACGATCGCCGTGATCGGCCGGGTCGACGAGAACGACGGTGCCGAGGTGATCGACGCCGCCGGCATGCACGTGGCGCCGGGCTTCGTCGACCTCCACACCCACTACGACGCCCAGATCTTCTGGGATCCCTATTGCACGCTGTCTGGCTGGCACGGGGTCACCTCGGTGGCCATCGGCAACTGCGGATTCGGGTTCGCCCCGGTGGCACCCGAGATGCGTGAATACGCGATGAAGTCGATGACCCGCGTCGAGGCCATCCCCTACGAGTCGATGCGACAGGGGCTCCCCTGGGATTGGCAGACCTTCCCTGAATACCTCGACAGCCTCGATCGCACGCCCAAGGCGCTGAACGTGTTGCCCTATGTACCCGTGGGGCCGCTGCTGCTGGAGGTGCTCGGGGTCGAGGATGCGAAGGCCGGCCGGATGCCGACCGACGAGGAGCACGCTCGCCTGGCCGCAATGCTGCACGAGGCGATGGACGCCGGCGGTTGCGGATGGTCGGCCCAGCGGCTCCCGCCGACCGGACCCGCCGCAGTGCAGCGAGATTGGGACGGCACGCCGATGCCGACCGACATGATGAACGACGAGACGTGCCGAGTGTTCGCTCGGGTGCTCGCCGAGCGCAACCAGGGCGTGCAACAGCTCACGCTCACCACCGACGACGTTCGCCACGACATGGCTCACCTCGAGGAGATCGCCGAGATCTCCGGCCGGCCGGTGTTGCACAACGTCGTGCAAGCTTTCGAGAGCCGGCCTCACGTCCACCGGCAGGCGATCAAATGGCTGGAGCGCTGTCGTGAACGGGGCATTCCCGTGTACGGCCAAGGACTCACGACCGATGCCGGGTTCACGTTCACCTTCGAGGACTGGAACCTCTACGACGACTCCGACACCTGGATGGAGGCGACCACGGGCACGGTCGCCGAGCGGCTGGCGAAGCTGGCCGACCCGGCCCGCCGCCAGGGCCTCAAGGATCAGATGCCGAATGTGGCGACCGCACCGCTCGAGTCGGTCACCGTGCTGTCGCCGCGGACCGAGGGAACCGAGCAGTTCCGAGAGATGTCGGTGGCACAGGTCGCCGAGCTGACCGGCAAGCACCCGGTCGACGCGATGCTCGACATCGCCGTCGCCGACGAGCTGAAGACGCTCTTCTTCGTCGCCCCACCACAGGGCGCCTCCGACCTCCTGCGCGAGATCGTGCAATACCCGCACATGCTGTTCGGTGTGTCCGATGGCGGCGCGCACACCAAGTTCCTCACCGCCGGCCGGTATCCGACCGAGACCCTGGCCGAGCAGGTCCGCGACAACGGGTGGCTCACCTACGAAGAAGCGCACCGCAGGCTCTCGGCCCTCCCTGCCCAGTTGGCGGGCTTCCGCGACCGCGGGGTTCTCCGCGTCGACGGTCCGGCCGACATCGTGGTGTACGACCCCGAGCGTCTGGCGGTCGGGCCGAGCGAAGTGGTCGAAGACTTGCCCGGTGGCGAATGGCGGCGGATCCAGAAGGCGAGCGGCTACCGTGCCGTCGTGGTCAACGGTGTCGTCACGGTGGAAGATGATCGCCAGACTGAGCGCTACCCCGGACGCCTCCTCCGCCACGGCCGCTGA